The Pyrus communis chromosome 14, drPyrComm1.1, whole genome shotgun sequence sequence attactctaaaATAAAGGAACGATGCgcagtgctggaatagtgacaTTTTGGGCTTGAATTGTATTTTTGGAGCTCAAGATGATCTCTGATGGGTTTGTGGCCTtttggagatgtgttcagaacaTCATGATCTTCAAAACAAGCTATCATGGGCCAGATTTGGAAGATATCTGAGGCTAAAACGTGACTAGACAAGTTTGGCAGATTCTCCTAGCTTAATTAAGACTTTATTTTCtaagttattttattatttttagtttcctagttggaATAAAGGACCTACATTTTAGGGTTTGTGCAATGGCATAGCAGGTTATATTGCTTTGCCGTTCTTAGTTTTAGGCTTGCTTTCTTTTATGCAATTTGGGAGACAAAGAACTTTGCTAAGGTTTTCAAAGGCTTTCaaattttctactttaaggtgttttcaatccTTTTCTTCATAATAAcattttctatgatttcaattatgagtatgcgtaactaattcctttgCTAGGGTTAGACCATGAACCTTAACatgaatatataattttattaatatgcttatgaatggatgcatgcttgctttgaattattaatcaccgtgattaaaactatttatatattttaatgattgatcaccattaggatatttagacaagtaatttgatgcaatttctattggaacatcaccctgaaattgaggagggcttcttgtaattagtaattgtaagttcacttaaggcgaacTTCAcactcttaagggttgcatggtttttcaaatggttttcacaaagcttaatgagtcttgcatgtttatatttgatctgaacatcacagacgggttgcatgttagatatacgttttcgcttgaagatcacgaggaaaatatgcattaggaaaacctaaccttcaaagcatgtatgtgaaaattcataagtaattagtaGAATTGCATAGAATTGTAACGGTGACGGCTAAACcgtagtttttctttaaattgattttaatttaaaaacgtTTTTCTTCTTCACTGCTATTATTTCCAAACTTTTAGAtttcttttattgttaatttaatctttttaaaatttaaaaatctcaaatctttgataaaaatctgttttaataattaattaagagttcgTTTAATTACAAATTAGTCAAAAAATCCTTCGGAACAACGACCTTGAATGAGCAATTATATTACAATATCTttgtattcttgcaagtattttcagTGATTTTAACCTTATTTGCACAAgtattaaaaatcctatcacgCTGTGCTCTAAATCTGTCCGCACCAACTACCAAATCTAAGCCTAAAACAATTTCATTTCTTCATCAGACATGGACACATGCGCAGTGCAGGTGGGTTCAATGGCAGCGATCTGGACACCGGAACACTATCATCTGTTTCAATACATCTGAAGTGTTGAATCACCACCTAGGCTaactgtttcatttatttattgccCGACCCCAATAGTAAATTAAACAAGGtttattttgtataaaatcaataaaaagctacaatattaataatatgtcaacaatatttatgttacttataaataggtcaattaTGTACTGTGATActtaaatgcttttaaaataaacacaaattacaAAATCTGTCACTACAACTGGCCACACACCCCCTTTCTCATAGTTTTTATACTTTAAAATAAGTTCATACGACcgtttttttacatttggattcagacattGCGTTGTAGTGTCCATTTCCTAATTACACTTTTTCCATCACTCACATGttctttttacatttggatttagACATTGCGTTGCAGTGTCTGTTTCCTGGttctgttttttacttttaGATTCAGACGCTGTGatgtagttttcattttttggctttgttttttacatttggattcataCAATGTAGTGCAATGTCCATTTCCTAGTtctagtttcttttttttttttttttttttttttttttttttttttttttttggtctcaGAGAAAATTTATTAGATTCTAATTGAAATGTTTACATCTTCCGCCGGGATATCGAAAATAAAATATGGGCCAATATAATCCCATAAATAGACACCTCCATACTTAGAGAAATAAGAGGCAACAACATGAGCGGCGTGGTTGCACTTCTGATGGGCATACGTGAACGTTGCATTTTGGAATGTTTGAGCAAGATTCCAGATGTCGTGAATCATAGTCTCCAAAGATGCATCTGTTCCAGTTTCTTTATTGATCATATGCACGATTGTCTTTGCATCAGTTTCAATCTCAATAGAATGGATGCCTTCTTTTGCACATTCCTGCATCACTGCCCTCAACGCAGTAGCTTCAGGCATTTCATCAGAATGAGAGTACATGTCTCTCGATCCTCCTGCAGAGTGCAGCAGGCCAACAAAGTCCCTTATAACCCATCCTGCTCCATCTTCATGTGATTGTGGATTCCAAGCTACGTCACAATTCACTTTAAGTGTCCCAAACTCTGGTCTTTTCCATCTCATCTTTATCCCAGCAATATCAAGTTCAATGGTTCTTTTCCATTCCATCTGTAGTTATTGTGCTTCCTTATATTTCatacatttgaattttgtttgtcACATTTGGATTTAGACACTACAATGCAATGTTAGTTTTTTGCTTCTGTTTCGTTTCATTGAGTAGACTCCTCCATGTAAATGAAGAACacgagagagagaaaaagaatgaTAGAATATTCATGTTCTAACTAGTTATAATAGCTTAAAGCCTATATAACATTcatagagagaaaaagagaaagagagagaaatgatAGAAGAGTTAAGTTCTAACTATTTAGAATGACTTAAAGCCCATATGACATTCATCAATGACCTCTGTTTAACtaataaaaatacattattgattaaatacaaaacaaaaatatgtcattgatatataggaaagcaaatgaaaagagcttgaaaactttaagttttaacgaaaatgacaaataaagggtatagtgaatagtaccatgattgactttttagtgtaaaaatgtggtttttcattaaaatgaacagtactgggagttttttattaaaattcccAATAGTTAAATAGTAAAGATTTTATTGATTGTTAGCTAAATTACCTATTAAATAATATGTATAAAGGAACTCAAACCGCTAGCAAAGCATAAAATGAACACAAGAAAACCAGAGATAAACAATCTATTATCATTTTCATAAAAGAAGCCCCAACAAAAGTTCTAATTCATGGTAAAAATTTAATTGAGAGGTTACAATTGAAATCCGTTTAATGCAATTTATTTAAGGATAAATAACAAATTCCATTAGCAAAAATGTAAAGTTAGATTCAATTTTCACTTGACACTGTAAACTAACTAGAAAATCACCATACGTTGGCACATATCCCACCTGTGGAAAACCTGCAGCACCATACCCTGCACCAAGACCAACATAGGCACCTCCAGCCGTACCATAAAAAATAAGAGAGCTAAGATAAAGAAGATCAATAGGTCGAAGAAACTTCTCCACCAATCCGGTTTGAGACCCTTCTTCTATAGGTTGGAGAAGCGACAACATgtcaaattatattatttttaaattgtaataCATATGAATTTCTATTATGATTAATAACAAActtcttaacatttttttttcaggaCGGTTCTAAGTTCTTGGGGATCAACATGTTCATGGAAATTTATGTTCGACCCGGCAATAAGATGATTGAGTATCTCCATGTAAGTTTATGTGAGACCTTGTGGAACGAACTGTTTCGTCAGTTAAACAAGGACGCAATGAAATTCTTGCCGGGGGATGGGGAATGTGCGATACCTTGACACTATTGCCTCCTCTTCTTCCCGAATGACCTTGGGACGGGTTGTCATGTTGACATGCAAGTTGAGGACCTGTAGCGGCAACTTGCAGCTAGGGCAATCAGATGACCAAGATATTACATGCCCTCTAGTTGTCTGGCTTTTGATTCCCCATGCCACCATTTGCCTTTATTGTAACCTTAAACTTGACGCAATGACAGACTTCGTCCCTTGAACTTTGGTGCGATGAACGTCTTTGTCACGTGAAAACTATTGGTTGTGCtgcgatatatatatataaattttttttttgtcatgcaATTGTTTACTTCTTAACCTTCGTCGCCCCCAGTTTTGACGCAACGAAGCTGCTTTACGCGACAAACTTATTTTTCTTGCGTAAGCTATTTTCTGTAATAGTGGTGGCCTACCAAATtcacacatttttattttttttgaacaaacgatattatcaacACTAAGTGGAGAAAGAGGAATACTAgtagattgtagtactaagtgaccaCATAATAATTTTTAGCAAGGAGAAAAGAATCAGCTCTTAAAGGCTCCTAGCTTTAATTACTATTTTTAAAtaactttttaaataaataaaaaaactccaTTTCTATTGGTATTTATTATGACTCTCTAAATTAAATGGTACGGGTTCTACCCTTTTTACTTCAAATCTAAAGCAACATGAACTGCagaacaaaatcaaataataaacacacacacacacacacacacacacacacacacacacatatatatatatatatatatatatattcatttattttgttgCAGCTTAGTGGGATTTGTTCTTAGTAGCACCTGCCATTTTCACAATAAAATAATGCTAACTGAACATAAGAAATTATAATGTACATGATATAACCTTGAAAAGAAAGATTTTTATCAATTATTTGGTACAAAGATCTGTACTATGTATGCCGCTATAGTTGCcaacaaattaatcaataattcaatAATATAGTATATAACCCTACTGCAGTAGTCTTCATATATAATTCTTCACTTGTTTTTCCCAGATTTCTTCTTGTCCCTTCCTAGCACACTATGAGTATTTGGCGGATACGAGCCTCCATCACTTTGAGAATGACTGGGACGACGAAGATTTCTTCTTGTCCCTTCCTAGAGCACTCTGAGCATTTCGCGGATACAAGCCTCCCCCACTCTGAGAAGATGACTTGGCGGACGAAGATCTCTTCTTGTCCCTTCCTAGAACACTCTGAGCatttggcggattcgaatctcCACCAGAAGACATAGTTGCTAATGATCAGCTTAATTAAACTTGTTCACAGAAGGTATAAAAATGAGATCGAGAGTTGTGGCTTTTACATGGAATGTTGGAATTTATAGGGAGGGACGTTAGGGTTCATATCTTGCAGTTTGGTTTCGACGGAAGTACCAAGAATTTAGAGTAACCTAACcgcataagtaaacacaatttattttgtttaattgtcATTCCTTTTTCTATATTTCCAGCTGCATGCTGGGTGGTCGGTGAGATGAATTGGTTCTTAGGCCGCGTGTACAATGCAGTTATGAAGAAATCTTTGACGGTGTTTTGATTGCGCATGCACGTGATTGCTTGGGGATTTCTCCTCCTGTATCATACACACATATTCTTGGAAAATGAGAACAAGTTTTTTACTAGGATCCTTCTtatattaattaagttaatacatGGATATTTACTCTATATATGGGAAATTTCTGTTAAAATCTTTTCTATCCATTGTAAATTTCTGATGTTTCTCTGTGATAgaattttcttctctctctctttctgtgtGTATAtccgtgtgtatatatattgactttcaaccatttaagaaaatgaagagaaagGCTTGCACATGTAATCGAAACACACAAAAGAATTATCATATTGTATGCGGTCTCAGATTTCATATTTCACAACAAATGTTGGCCTGCAAAAAAATAATCTTCCTCGAAACACGGTTTAACGAATGTTTGAAGATCCACACCGATGCATATCTTAAGAGGTGCCGTGTAGTATAGGTATGGAAAGTAAAACAGCAAATAAAGATTTCCATTAAGAACCATATATATCCAAATGATATTCTAAACagctttaattttcatttttttacaaATCTGACACACCATCCCAACTGTTGTAATCTtctacttcaatttttttttttttatacaacatgGTGGAGACATCAACTTGTTAATTCCGAGATTCAActctaagacttctcacttacaaataaagaagttaccactagatcgtaatatataattccaaaattccaagtagctaattaatttaaattccaaaacttgatcaGTCTCactttctttgtattttctgGGAATACATTGAGGTTGAATTAATTTGAATACTATCATGGCCGTAAAATTGACATCATCTTGAAAATTTAAGCAATCACTTGTGATAGTAGTTTTTGTGTAGTGCTACACGAGCACTGCAAATAAAACTGCTACTTTCAAATTTTTGACGTTTGGCCCTTTCTCTTTTAAAATAAGGCCCTTCATTTTCACTCGCTTCATACAAGCTACAAGTTCGTGTAATGTTTAGAAAGCAGTAATGATAATTGCTGAAGTCATTGTTAGCTAAAAATTTAGGTTAATGGTTGTAGACAATTGATGTTTATGTGGTTACGTATTCTTCATTTGTATTTGTAAGTGAGGGTTCACTACAACACTCacatttattattaaatttgctATGATATTTGTATTTGTAACTCATCATGCCACCCATTCCTGTGGAGCTGCGAGGATTAATTTGCTATGATATTTAAGTGGAAATTACACGGTTAATGTCAAAACGTGTTGaccatttatatatatacacaaaaacGTGGTTCTACAGGCCGTACGTTTTCAGTTCTCATTGTTGCAGCTAGGAAACTATATACTGGATTTCGTGTGCCATTAACATgcctaattttttgtttattcttcttcttcctcggcAGGCACCTCCCTTCTGATCGCGAACACGTATTTCTGATTTGTAAATGGTCCGTCGGTCTTACCTACCGATCAATCCCTTTTTTGTGTTTCTcggaaaaatatgagaaattgtGCAGCAACTTACTGCATGCAGGcctttgatgatttccttcttctttcttaacTAGGCAACGGATATGGATGCATGCACACACATACGCATGCACGGAGAGCATGTAGATTAAGATATGAGCCCTGCATCCATTGGCATAAAGAGGGGCGCGTAGGACTTCATATGCGGGTTATCCCATGTAATTAGGGAAAGTGTTAAATTATTTGTTGACCTATACTAAAGAAGttctaaattattttgatacgtcataaatacatatataatgtttttttttttttcttgtcaattaGAGATTTGCCAACAAAGTCCAAACGGCCAAAGGATAAAGATTTTGTATATGCAGGTAGACCAGCTGCCTAAAAAATGAGAAAGGTACAAACGAGACGTCACGACTCAATGTGTTTATGTACAGCAGATATCAACCCAAATGGTATAGAGGTCTGTCAAATTATCAGAG is a genomic window containing:
- the LOC137714372 gene encoding uncharacterized protein; amino-acid sequence: MEWKRTIELDIAGIKMRWKRPEFGTLKVNCDVAWNPQSHEDGAGWVIRDFVGLLHSAGGSRDMYSHSDEMPEATALRAVMQECAKEGIHSIEIETDAKTIVHMINKETGTDASLETMIHDIWNLAQTFQNATFTYAHQKCNHAAHVVASYFSKYGDDSVPVSRSLPLNPPALRMCPCLMKK